Proteins encoded together in one Papaver somniferum cultivar HN1 unplaced genomic scaffold, ASM357369v1 unplaced-scaffold_119, whole genome shotgun sequence window:
- the LOC113330833 gene encoding uncharacterized protein LOC113330833: protein MASKRGMSNLCNGRYQQPIEVLWQPPELNEILICCDGAARGNPDIAGAGVVARDSSCAVLGTLSIGLGVTTNYLAELYAIIIGMEWEMQWNYDRICVQSDSYGVVQALQSSSIPWFAKARWGSYAIIIFL from the exons ATGGCATCTAAGAGAGGAAT gAGTAACCTGTGTAATGGTAGATATCAGCAGCCTATTGAAGTGCTATGGCAGCCTCCGGAACTTAATGAGATtctaatttgttgtgatggagcagcaCGTGGAAATCCAGACATTGCGGGAGCAGGAGTGGTGGCAAGAGACTCTAGCTGTGCAGTTCTTGGTACTTTGAGTATTGGTCTTGGAGTTACTACAAACTATTTGGCGGAACTCTATGCAATTATAATTGGTATGGAATGGGAAATGCAATGGAATTATGATCGTATTTGTGTGCAATCTGATTCATATGGAGTAGTTCAAGCTTTACAAAGCTCttctattccttggtttgcaaAAGCAAGATGGGGaagttatgcaattattatatttcTATAA